The genomic interval TATATCGGTCTTGGTTATTGGGAAAATAATTCATGATGAAACGTTATACTTCATTTTCTCGAGGTTGTGTATTTCTCAAGTTTCAATGAAAAAGATGCCAAGGAATATTGTGTATCAAgagtaaatattattttattataaaaaaaatatgtatcaaatGATTAGAATGGCTAGTTGATTGTTTTGCTTAAGAGTTCAATGGTTTAGTTAGTAGAGTGGTGGTCTCGCAATCCGGGTTCAAAAACCAGTCCGTGCGCTGAGGCCCTTTGGTAAGTCATTTATCCACATTACTAGCAGCATGCACAGAGAAATGACACTGCCAAAGTTCTCACATCTATcccatatttattttaatttcatgatGTTAGCTACATGCAAAGCCTACACAAACATGAGGTATAGATGCGATCATAATTGTATTAACAATTTTCTGAAAGTAGCACACTTttagtttttttaattaacaatGAGACGTCGATTATCTCTTTTGTTATCTAGAATCGGATGCAAAAGATGGCATCATCGAAACAACTATCAGATAGTCTAGAATGTCCCATCTGTCATGATCTACTCTGCAATCCTAAACTTCTGCCATGTTCACATTCTTTTTGCACAAGTTGTTTGACCGAACTTCACTCTTTTCAGCAAGCTGATTCCGGGTTAACTTGTCCAGTGTGTCGCCAAAATGCAAATGTTCCTGGAAATGATGTGAGTAACTTTCCAACAAATCTTATTGTCAAGTCCCTCGTCGAAGATTTAAAGAGAAGGTCTGATGCTAAGGCCGAGCGTATAAAAGGGGATGGAGCAACCGCCATTCAAACTTGTACGgtttgtgatggtgatgaacaAGACATTGCAACCTACTACTGCCAGAACTGTTCAGAGTTCCTTTGTGAAGATTGCTTGCAACACCACAATAGATACAAGCGGAATGCATGCCATGAGACTGCGAAAGTAATAGATATTGTGGCGGGAGTTGTCAAAAAGAAATTCACATGCCCTGAACATCCACAGGAACTGCAGCAGTTCGTGTGTACTACATGTCTCGTTCGGATCTGCTGCAGATGTCGGGAGGTCGAACACAAGGAAGGTGGACATGAAGTCATCGAGATAACTGGGTATGAAAAAAGTCAGCAAGAAAAAATAGAACGTCTTTTACTGAAAATAGAGCAAACATTTGTTGACATTCCAAATGACTTATCTTCTGTTAATGAGAAGCTTCGAACAGTGAAAAATGTTATGTCCCAACGACGACAAGAAATCATAAATGCTTACGACAACGCAGAAGAAATATtgcaaagaaagagaaatgaatTATTCGAAGAATGTAGTACGCATGAAAAAACATTCTGTCAGAAGTTGGAAAATATCATTGGGTGCTATTATGACTTCATAGAGACCTTTTCTGAAAATGTCACGCTTGTAAACGAGGGGGCAAGAAGTCTACACCTACCAGACCAATCACTGGCTGAGCATACAACACGAGTCAATGAGCTTGAGAGAAGTCTCAAAGCTGAAGCCCTCTCACCACTTCTTGCTCAGGCATCAAACGTAGTACTCCGAGCAGAATCGATTGTTTTTCGTCCGGCTGATCATACCATTGATCTTGGTACAGTTCATCATCAACTTGAAGTGGAATTGGAAGATTCTATTTGTGAAGTAATCTGCATGGCTTCAACGGTAGAGGATACTCCCGAAAAGAAAGACGTGGAAGATCTTCATTCAACCCATTCTTCTGTATTTAAATTCATGGAGCCCGAATCAAAATCCCTTCCAGACAGTGATGATGACATTCTTgactttgatttttatcttcgTGATCTTCATGATCTAACCCGCATAACTGAACAGTTGGAACGAAACAAATTGTCCGTTGACACGTCTGATCTTTCTGATACCAGTATATCTGACACATCAGACGTGTCCGCGCGTCCGGAAAGTAACAGaagttcaaggcgttctttttTTGCAAATCTGAAGGCTCGATTACGATCCGGGACTGGAGACCAATCTTGAGTCCCTAATTCTCAATAATTAATAAGTTTCAGTATTATATGTGTTGGTGTTAACGAGATATCATGTAGACTACTGCCACTGGACATGTGGCGAGATCAAGATGGACTAATGTCACGAATGAGGATAATCTATTATTTGCATCTGACCACGGAATTAGAGTGCTTACGTTGTTATTGCATATGTGTTGCAAATTGGAGCATATCTGCAGTTGGAAAACGAGACATGGCTATGACACCTGgtccggggggccacttccattgacaagtggataacatgcgcgaccaaaaaacacgtaaaaatgatgtctttttcaagatagggcacgttacgtaagtaacgtaataagggtgtcaaaaacaataaaataatgaaaaaagggtatctattttcgctaggaaagttacgtgtttagggtcaaatttgcgagggtgtaaaaaattaagactaaaatgttttataaaggatgtactttttgccctaagagtcaacactacgtgtttagagtacgattatCGCGCGAGACGTGGGAgatggggctgtactaaacccaatcaGGTAAAGgtaaaccgacgaccgacgacagtgacataacaataaaaatatcgttgtacttgtttaggggttcaattcagggaatacttgccaagagaattgttttgtttccaatacttgttaagggtagggtttcacacaccaatactaagggtgcattttcagaatatggaaaatacgtgtttagggtgatttttgagaccccatggtcgcgcatggtatccactcgtcaatggaagtggcccccacGGGCACCTGGTTCTAACTATCGAACTAGTTTACCTCGGATATCTATTGACGTTATCACTTGAGACATTGTTTTCGCAAACttggtaaataaaataaaatatgtttcatgGATAATCTTGGGGAAAATAATGCAACACGTACCCGTCGATAATTAATTTTCAATCCTACTTCTTTCATATATGGATACTATTCAGAAAACAGACATTGGAATACTTGTAACCATGTAAATtcttaacattaaaaaaagtggtAGGACACTCGAAAGTGGATTAATTGACAACCTTTCGGAAAGTTGAATAAGGGACAAGGCCTTTTCGAGTAAGAAAAAGcgtgaaattttttgaaattcagtaaatcgATACGTGTATATAAATGTGAATATATGTCGATCTCTCATTATTTTTGGGGAAACCATATATATTAACAAAAACATTTATTGCTTCGGAATAAAATGTACATTTCCCCCAAATTCATAAAGATTAATTGAATGAAAGGTGAGAGGAGTcgatagcattagtgatcgcattTGAATGTACCACCACGGTTATAAACATTACAGAtaaatgcataaaatcaaagaattttcttacaaatatctgtttttttttgtaaattaacaATTTGTTCTCCATTTATCTGTATAAATTCTTGATATCAGTAGGTATTTTATTTTCCGAGACGTCATCATGGTTACTGCTGCTGTTTCATgacgggattttttttaatcatcatgtATACTGTATAAGTAATTATAATTTGTATGAGGTCCACACGTTGGCCTAACAATCAGGCACAGATCCAGCGGAGGGTGGTACAAGATAcaagtattttatattttctcaaaattgtgaatttcttTTCAAATCTAAACATCActcattttaaagaaatgttattcacttgtcaaattttgagcgAGAACAATTCGTGGTAATAGGTAGTTTTCGCGCATTTAAAACTCTttacaacgcatcgattcctttgaaaatgaaattaaaatcaaaatgaggcttttgtcgaaagttaaTTAAATTATagaagttttgataaatttttaaattacaattttttcaaatattgattacaaaaatgatactatattcattatttatgcTATTACGAAGTAGGAATTATCGACTTTTACAGCcattaatgaaagaaaatgtatgATTACAACGTTAGACTGAAAGGTTGCCTAATAAACGAGGGTATCACACGTATATCATAAGAATTATAGTGAATTTAACTAATAGCAAATTTTATTGCCTTTTATTTTAAAGTATGTATGTATAAAACTTTTATGATCAGTAAACATACATTAAGGGTGGCTTGGATTGACCTTATAGCGTCTCCGTCCTATTGTAGTTTTCCATCCTTTTGCAGTCTTGTacgtgaaatgaaaatgaactttACTTCACATACCCcatctggaaattagaccaagcaGTTTTAGACCAAGTGTGCATAGACCACTCATGTCAAAGTCATATAACATCGTGAATATGGTAAAAGGACAAAATTCGAactgcaaaaaataaaattaaagggaaaaaagagataaCGGCCTGGAATTATTTGCGTGAAGTCTCTTCAATTTCAAGgttgatttgttttatatcattgcCTTATTATGCTTGACGGAAACCACGACATTCCCAAAGACCTTTTTCGTCTATGTTCGGAAATGATCTTCGGATTCATAACAGTCATGTTCTGATTAGTTTGGATCTTTCATATTACAAACCATGTTCTTCCTTCGATGCTATAGATACACGATATTCATATTACTTAATCAAATGTGATATTGACATTGTATTGATGCAAACTCGCTTCAATAAAAGGCTATTGTAGACAGTATTGTGACAATCACATTCGTCTTTCTATTGAGGGTGTATTTATATTATCAACGCTCGTTGATGTTTAGAATCAAGTTGCAAAGTAAACAACCCCTAATATTGTGCTGAAATGATGAGtatttacaaatataatttCGCAATATAATCTGagtttattttcatcatgattaagatgatgatgataattcatatcattatcattttagtagtagtagtagtagtagtagtagtagtagtagtagtagtagggcTATTCCATAAATTATTCATCCTTTTTGTACATCTGACCTCCATTTTTCTCATCTCTtccttcacttcataaactgaccaagtcgtGGCCATTTGACAGCATTGCAGGCTGTCataagaaccagaaatcagagacagaaaatgtcACGAAGGGCTCACATACATGAAAATACACTTTTGTAAAATTGGAAAGATAGCTCAAGAACAATTCACAATTAAGTTTGATACTACGGTGTCTTTGCAAGAAAGCATCGCAGACTACATACAATCGAATGTTAACAAAATAGTGAAATAGTTCAAGTAAAATCGACTTGTCCGACGCTTCATCGAGCGAAGCCTTcttcatgaacatgatgaagtcAAGATCTCATACATGTCTTAAAGATTACGATCATCATTAGACATAAGACATaagactctcgccttgtaagcagagggtcatgtgttcgaatcccaccgcggtctggcgtcctttggcaaggcgttaatccacactttgcacTCTCGACCAAGGTGcgaaatgggtacccggtaggatgtgaaagtcattgtagcttgaccagtactgtgtgcgccttaccggcgactgactggaatattccccagggagtggaggatgtgctaacattgtgtgcgggaatgactgattgaatccgatgaccggggtagtaataatatctgtaaagcgcttagacacgtcgcgacgcgtcgttccgatgtattaatcgctatataaaagtggattattatgattaatattatcattatcattattattattatcattattattattattattattaccattattattactattatatgcTTCGCCTTGTTAAGATTTCgtctttttataattttctgGCAGGTCTTGTTTGCTTCCTATGGTTTTTACTTGCTATCTTTTGCAACACGTTATGCTTTCTGAAAGTCCTCATTCCTGCATGCCCCAAACCGAATAACACAGttgaaaaggaaaaacaaaacgtTCCCCACAAtagatttatattttaaaaagacgCAGGAAGAAAAAAACAGGAAAACAGGGCAATTCATTGTTCAAAAATAAGAATCTGAAAGAGAAGTACTCAGAAAATtcgttttgcccaattgatcgtgggcccggcagccactgcgGATGGGTTTATCTTTAACATGTAAGTTTCCTCATGTAAATATATTTGCATGGGCTGTCGCCACTACGGACCGACATTCCATCACGCCGGGTGAATTTATTATCTATTGaaccaaaatatttgaattttgaaaaaaatatcaatgctTTGTTGCTTGATCATCCCTGGATGATAGTTTGGGAGAAcggctttaaaggacaagtccaccccagaaacttgttgattcgaataaatggagaaaaatccaacaagcataacactgaaaatttcgtcaaaatcggatgaaaataagaaagttatgacattttaaagtttcgcttattttcacaaaacatttatatgcacaactcagtgatatgcaaatgagagagtcaatgttgtcactcactcactatatcttttgttctttattgtctgaattatacaatatttcattttttgcagatttgacaataaggaccaacttgacttaaccataaactgttaaaataatggtaattccatatgttcagggaagaatagaatattgtttcaaatgacaatgaggagctagaaaattagaattgttcatatctcatataataaaatacaaaagaaatagtgagtgggtgacggcatcagtctgctcatttgcataccgaccaggatgtgtatttaactcttttgtgaaattaagtgaaactttcttattgtacatccgattttgatgaaatttcaggtgctatgcttgtttgacttttctccttttattccaatcaactttttgttggggtagacttgtcctttaaagtcaACAATGATTTCTTTTGTGTCGTGCTAGACGGATTTCAAGCCCGCCCAGTaattcatttctctctctctctttctttctttctttctttctacccAAATCAATCTCCCGAGAACCTGGATAAGTTCAAAGTTCAAAGTTAAATACAATTTAACAATTAATGGGTATGTGCCTTAATAAGGTAAGATTATAACCGATGTGAATTTCTGCGTGAAGTATTGACAACAGATTGAGGAACTCGGGGTTAATGAATCGTTCAAGCTGTGCCAAGTATTAAAACACAACAGACTAGTGTCATAGGGTATAGGGAACTGCTTTGAGGGTACTGAATTTCCCGTTGTCCACCAAGGATACCTAAAGAAGAACGGCATTGATATCTCCAAAGTCTTTGCTAAAATCGAGTGACATAGCGTAAGTAGAATCTctacatttatttcattcaaatatacccccatctcactagatggcgattccactgcgatcgtcaaaaatcgacaaagcgtggtataacgtagcttgatcgtgccttgatcttttcaatcttctccgtcgtaccttgatcttttctgaagcggcaaggatcgccaccatcttcctggtcgccacaaaattttgaacatgttcaaaacttacgtagcgagatcgcggaggtgctaaagcgcatcacaatcgagtcatgagcgtattacaaacgacatattcgtagctgtaacggagccccaacgcataaagcgtagtataagcgcattaaaagcggcaccgatcgcccgtggttttcagcccgttcccaagacaattctgctacgctgcttccgtttacaaggcgactgccttgcgctcgacacgcttcacacagcttccaccacgacgcttccttctttgggtggcatgtggcacacgttctcagcccgctacaggcgttcgcgttgcgcttttgctgcgccgctgatgactgggcagcgattgcacaacaaccgtccgcgctgctataaaacgccgtgccgatggtggcggattatcatatttgcaacagattacgaggcgataccacggcgttttcaaacatacctcctagaaaaaggaccagaaaagggaaagctgcCCAAGCTATATACCCCTCTTAGGCCGGCGGTCGAAGAGGAAGATCAAggggttatggtggtggtagaggaggaggaggtagaggaggaagaggagggggtacaggaggaggatgaaaatcttactgctgagccagctggaaagagaaaaaaagacactcacatgtcttgatgacgaaatgggttacctctgcagaaataaataaattgattatgttttgaaaataaattgaattctaaccacagtgacagtagacaacatcaaattttgttaatgattcgatcacgaatgtattgattgggaaatgcaatctttagggagattctggcattgtgcccccctccccctccctttttatgagtgctctcacatcagtagactacttcttgtcagcaaatttgaaaggaatttaccaaatatttttgagtgacaaacttttgtggaaaaaaataaacagaatatcaaagatttgtatgctcttttatgaaattctggatgcatccctcatattaactattaggctcatcgacatcttttgaatgaaattttaaaaatattgtatattatgacttaggtgacagccaggatcggaccctgtatctttttggcctcctccttgtcctgtcctcgcattcaacttttaactgatgttcttttagaatgccaagatgtataagtccaaccaaattctggacatccatgttggtcggaggttggcaatcgactgaaaaatgtgtcatgtgccgcgattagtatgccgattgcttgaaatcgtttcaagagcccatcatgaacgtaacataatcgcttcattcgtagcaccaccgta from Lytechinus pictus isolate F3 Inbred chromosome 2, Lp3.0, whole genome shotgun sequence carries:
- the LOC129283204 gene encoding E3 ubiquitin-protein ligase TRIM56-like, which gives rise to MQKMASSKQLSDSLECPICHDLLCNPKLLPCSHSFCTSCLTELHSFQQADSGLTCPVCRQNANVPGNDVSNFPTNLIVKSLVEDLKRRSDAKAERIKGDGATAIQTCTVCDGDEQDIATYYCQNCSEFLCEDCLQHHNRYKRNACHETAKVIDIVAGVVKKKFTCPEHPQELQQFVCTTCLVRICCRCREVEHKEGGHEVIEITGYEKSQQEKIERLLLKIEQTFVDIPNDLSSVNEKLRTVKNVMSQRRQEIINAYDNAEEILQRKRNELFEECSTHEKTFCQKLENIIGCYYDFIETFSENVTLVNEGARSLHLPDQSLAEHTTRVNELERSLKAEALSPLLAQASNVVLRAESIVFRPADHTIDLGTVHHQLEVELEDSICEVICMASTVEDTPEKKDVEDLHSTHSSVFKFMEPESKSLPDSDDDILDFDFYLRDLHDLTRITEQLERNKLSVDTSDLSDTSISDTSDVSARPESNRSSRRSFFANLKARLRSGTGDQS